TACCTTATACTCCTTTTATCTTTATACTTGATAATTTTCGGATTgagcatttattttaaaaaattttagcTCCAAATTTCTTTTTAGTGGGTTTTCTATTAGATTTctttaatgtaataaaaaaaaaagcttgattcTTTGCTAGAAGGGAGATGAGaggtaattataatttaatggtGATACAATGTGTGAAAATTAGACCTAACATTGACATTGTTATAACATCTACAATGCTATAGGTCTGTTTTTAAATATGGActcatgaaaattaataatataaactcaactcATGAATATGTGTAatgttcataaaaaatttagttcaaTCTGATATATTTAACCAActtgaattcaaaaaaattaaatatatcaagtttataatttataaaatatcaaaattttgattgtAAATAATTACGAGCCTAATCTAGATCCAATTATATctataaaacacattaaatttatatgagTTTAATCAACTTAACCAAATTAGGTGATTAAGCCCAAACTGATTTCTAATTAATGGACTATGACAGAGTTACCCAAATGATCGAAGTTGAGTACTGAATCATACTGGGCTTCTTCAGCCACAGCATTTAGGCTTCAATCACTAACTTTAACTTGGCCCATTAAAAGCAGCATCCATCCATCATCGTCTTCCTCAGTCATTAAAGAACCAAAAGGGCTTAAAACTTGAGTTTTGATCataagatagagagagagagagagagggagtggGGAGAATCATCTTGTTCATCAATTGTAATAATTTGCAAATCTAAATGGGTGATAGTTTATTTGAAGGTTTGCCACCACCTTCTCATCAGCAACAAAACCAAGAAGCAGAAGCTAACGATACttcaaaaacaactaaaagagAACCATCTACAGTGCCAGCTCCACCAAAACCAGCTTTGAAAAGTGCCCTCAAGCGCCCTAAACCAGTGGAAGCCAAACCAGACCCAGAAGGTAAACTTCCatacctttctttttctttctagattttgttatttttatgcatgTATCTTTGATAATAGTTTCtgggtttttcaatttattttcaaggtttgaagttttgggtttttttattttttacttttgagtCTAAACCACTGGAAGGAAAGAATTTTGCTTCAAGAATGTCTATGGAAGTGTACCTTGTGCTCTTTGTGATCATGTAATGACATTTGTTCTTCTTATTTGGAAATAGAGTTTTTCCCATAATAAAAGTTTgagttctttttattaatttgttgttaagtGGATCTGAAATGTCAGGGATACTTGAAGGATTGCTTGTATTAGTGTTTGTAATGGAGGGTTTAGTTTCTTTGTGATCATAAAGGATTGCTTTCTGATGATATTATTGTCACTGCCAGTTCTGAATTTTTTTCTGAAAGACTATTAGGGTTTCTTTCACTCCATGTATCTTGCTTAGATTCTGGACTTTGATATGATTTGGAGTTTGCCTAACACATCCTTTCAaatagaagttttattttatttatcctatTATTTGCTCTATAGAAGCTAAATGTCCCATTATAACTAACAGATGGTGCAGCTGAAAAGGCCACTGCATCTGGAAAGCGGTTGAGGTTTAAAACAACAACAGATGCCTCAGAGACGCAAGTTATAGAGGCCATGAAGAAGATAGCATCGCATATCAAGACTCCAGCTAAGTTTTCTAAGGCTTCAAAGCTTGCCATACAGCTAATTCAGGCTGGAAGTGTAAAACCAGGAACTAGTGACCACTTCTTTGCCATACTTGAGGCTGCCATGTCCTCAACCACTTCTTGCACAGATCCTTCTGTGCGGGCAGATTATCATTGCTTGTTCTCGGCAGCTCGGGATGCAGCTGAAGTAAGTATGTAGCATCATAGTATATTTTCAGAAGAAAATGTCTCCTTTGGGTCTTACCATATTTTCCTATTGCAGTGCCTCAATAAGAAGCAGAAGAACCAATTAGCTACATGGACAGTTAGGGCAGTGTTAGCAAATGACTTCTTCACTGACGACAGCTTTTTGGTATGCACTTTACTTCTATCAcggcattttctttttaaaataatccttACTTCAAAATCCATCTTCATATGTCACAGTATGGAGTGTGTGACAGTCTGCAATAGTTTTTGACATTCATTCATGCTTTGCTAATTTCTGGCTAGTTCTTACTTTCATGTTTGCTTTGCTAATATTTAGGATATTGGATatgaaaatcatcaaaatgTTCATATATGATTTTGGTTATCTGCAATTTCAATCAACTGTAATTTATATTGCATTCATTTGTTTTAGCTCACTTCTTCTTGCATTCTGTATCACTAGTAGGCAATATACTTGTTAGCTGTGGAAGTGTTAGGATTGTAAAATAACATTCACTCGATGAAATCAATCATGAGTGAGTATcatcaatcattaattattatgagATTGAATTTACTGAGTAATCAGCTACTAGAAGATATAGGATAATTGGtatcaacaaaataattgttatttttggaAGGATGGAAAAAGATATGTAATATGTAAAATGCAGCCAAAGATAAGTGTGGTTTCACCTGTGTgtaagtattaatttaaaactatttggTGATGTTTCTGATGAGTGGGATACCttaatcttattaattttttttggtcttgACCATTGACATTTCATATAGATTGTTGTTGGGTTGTAAAAGCTTATGGGCCACAGTGATTGAAGCAGATTCTTGTTGCCTACCATCAGTAGTTGGGTAAGGCATTGTAGATTTATTTTCCATCAAGTAGATATTCATGAGGACCTTCTACTATATTTTCTTGTCCTTGGTTTAGTTATCACATACAAGGAAATTCATAATGAACCTTGAAATACTAGAAAATATGAAAGAGTAGCtcagatttaataaataaaaacccaagACTCTTAAAACTTCCAGAAAACTCTAGAATAATCAAACATATAAAGCTTTTCTCCATTGAACATTCAATGCAGACCACACACAAGAAACTCACTTAAATTAAGCCATAATGTAATATTAACGATCAACTGCATGGACCCACCACCAACTCCTATCAGTTTTGTTATAGATTAATCTCATGAGAATCTCATCTTATTCAAAAGAAGAATCAGATGAAAATAGCTCCtagatttctttttccttggcTGCATCTATCAGCTTGAACAGATCGAAGAAAGAATACATTTGATCCTACTAGCATGTTCCTGTCCTCCTTAATTTTAAACGTCATTTTCTTATCCTGGCAAAACAATATGTACTATTAAGATAAGACAGAGAAACTACAGCAAGGACATTAAGGTATCCTCCTACAGATGCCTCTGGGATGGGCAGCTACTGCTGTAATATGGTCTTGTGGGTTCAAATTATTGGAGAAACTCCATAAGTTGCTTTAATGTCAGAAACTTAATTGAGGAATGGAAATGTTGGGTAGATATGCTGTTCAAGCTAAGAATGTTATTGATGACAACCAGGATCtcttttgctttaattttatccattaAAAGTACCAAAGAAAATGAGGAGTAATACATTCAAAGTCAATGATGGGCATAGTTGAAATTTAATGTAATATGGTTGATAATTTAGTTAGTAAAGTGGTGTTTGGATGTGGATGTGACTGTTGTAACCAAATGGTGCTTCCTAAAGATACAgtagaatatatattttcttgcggtttttttttgttggctgATTAGTGAGACATCTTGTATAAATATACTTCACTATGATATCAACCTCTCTGATTTGATTGGTTATGTCTAATTTATTATACTGCCTGATCTGTTTTCATCATGGTCTTtggttaacttttttttgttatttttctgtttgattttgaactttttgAGATGAACGTTCTGTTAATGATCTGGTCTTTTAAGTAAAACATAGACTGAGAATTAAAATGACTGACAGGtgtgataacattttttttctgtgaTCTAAGAGTATGCTAACTTAAAGATGTTACTTCAGATATTGTAACATGTCTGATATATGCTGTATTTTGTGGACCTTCGTATAGTTTTCAAAGACAGCTGGACAAGTAAAAGATGCCATAGCTGATCTTCCTGTTGCAACCAAGGATGATGACATAGAGGAAGCTGCATCACTAATCGATAAGGCAGCGACAACTGATGAATATAGTAAAAGAGAAGATACATGTTCAGGTGCTGAAGCTGAAGAGAATAAGGATGTGTCTGATCCGTTTGGGCTTGATGCTCTGATTCCAAGCACAGTGAAGAAAGATGAGAAGGTTAAGGGGAAGAAAGATACGCCAGTCAAGGTGagggaggaagaggaagaagagagtaAGAGATTCCTCAAGTACCAGCGAGAGGCCTTGATTACCTGTTTAGAGATCGCTGCTCGGCGTTACAAAATACCATGGTACAAATATTCACCTTTTCTGCACGTACTGCACACACACTTCGACATATCAAATACTTTTCTGCACTGCAAGTGATAATTATGTagtcttttttattgaaaagctCGAAACTTTTTCATGTCAGGTGCCAAACAGTGATAGACATTTTGGTGAAGCATGCCTTTGATAATGTCGCAAGGTTCACATCTTGCCAAAGGGATGCCATTCAGAAACTTTGGGCTTCCATACGGGAGCAGCAAACACGGAGAAAGCAAGGGAAATCAGTAAATGGGAAACTTGATGTGAATGGTTTTGAATGGCTTCAACAGAAGTACGCTGGTGAGAAAATCAGTATTCGGCACTCTGTTGGTGGCAGTGGGGATCGTCGTGCCTCACAGTGGCTTGGTTAACAGTTAGTCTGCTGCATTGTAACGCAGCATTCGCAGTGACAGCTGAACCGTGAAGCAAATTGGATCTGTTCGAAATTCTGGTTGTCTAAATCTAACATGTATTGCTACACATTTTCAGGAATACCATTAACATGTGGATCTTGTGTTGTCGCGTTTCCCTTCTCTGGCCTGTTGCCTAAAATTCACATTAGAATCTCTGTTGTTTTGCTGTTGACAATCAGCACCAAAGTACGAAGCCCACTTGTACTTGATTTACCAACCCTTGGTGTGAGATATGGCAACTTCAGTGGTTACTTCTATTTATTATGTCACAACAATTTATCTATCTTATCAGTTAGTAACTTAATTCATTTTTTCATAATTCTGCTACTTACTAAATATTATAGTACAATTGAATAGAAAACAAACAACACCTGAATTCATACCTGTTAGATTATGAACTgttaaacaaattcattttatgTACTGTAAGAaggtttctaattttttcataattataataatcacTAACAACCAAGTAAAATTTTAGCAAAAGAAAGTTTGAAGGAAAAGGTAGTATGTAAATCGTCAAGAAATTATCTTTATGTGATTATAAACTAATATGCACTCGCATTTATTGCATCGTAAGCTTGAAGGTATTACAAATATAGCATCTTCAGATAATCATATCAAGCACTAATAGATGTCATCTTTGCTACCATCCTTGAGTATATAAAAAGCCGATTGACAATTGGAACCTATTTGATTCAAAACCTGCTTTATAATTTACAACACTTGAGAGTGGGTTGGAGGTACCCAACAGTTCGAAAACAGAGAGAAACTCACGAGAAATTCCTCAAGGAAATGAGGTTTTGTTGCTCCAATCTTGGAAAGGTCATTTTCCAATGTTACAGTCTCTAGCTACATCACACTTGCAGTACGgcaaatatttcaatatttccTTGCTTCTTTGTAGTGATGTAATAATGAAAGAACTACATATTAACAATGCTAATCGAGAGTTCATGATGGTCTAATATAGGATCCTAGATTTCAGATCAGGAGAAGGTCAGGATGCTGCTGGTTCAAACAGACATCTTTTCCCAGTTGGACAATTGATAGAGCTTGAACATAGCTTTCAATGTAATTATCTGTACATAAAcgatttataataataatacagaAACTTTTTTGGTATCGTTACCAATAACCACCACAAGAACAAGATCCTTCTCTAAAGTGGTGAAAACGGTTACGGTCCCTGACTATAATTACCCTTTTGTAGATCTTAGACAACAGCTTGGTTACTGTATGGCAGTCATCACAAATTCGGAGATTCTTAACAACTCGAATAGGAGTCCCTGGAGCAGTACTGATGAGACCGAAAGCCATCGCCAACTTCTCGCTATGGTAGTTAAGTGCAGTTTCTTTCTCTTCCTCGTCAATATTGTGCAGGACTACAGATGTGTCTGGCAAGTAGCCAGcctcttttaattt
This window of the Populus trichocarpa isolate Nisqually-1 chromosome 13, P.trichocarpa_v4.1, whole genome shotgun sequence genome carries:
- the LOC7474618 gene encoding uncharacterized protein LOC7474618 isoform X2, translated to MGDSLFEGLPPPSHQQQNQEAEANDTSKTTKREPSTVPAPPKPALKSALKRPKPVEAKPDPEAEKATASGKRLRFKTTTDASETQVIEAMKKIASHIKTPAKFSKASKLAIQLIQAGSVKPGTSDHFFAILEAAMSSTTSCTDPSVRADYHCLFSAARDAAECLNKKQKNQLATWTVRAVLANDFFTDDSFLFSKTAGQVKDAIADLPVATKDDDIEEAASLIDKAATTDEYSKREDTCSGAEAEENKDVSDPFGLDALIPSTVKKDEKVKGKKDTPVKVREEEEEESKRFLKYQREALITCLEIAARRYKIPWCQTVIDILVKHAFDNVARFTSCQRDAIQKLWASIREQQTRRKQGKSVNGKLDVNGFEWLQQKYAGEKISIRHSVGGSGDRRASQWLG
- the LOC7474618 gene encoding uncharacterized protein LOC7474618 isoform X1, with translation MGDSLFEGLPPPSHQQQNQEAEANDTSKTTKREPSTVPAPPKPALKSALKRPKPVEAKPDPEDGAAEKATASGKRLRFKTTTDASETQVIEAMKKIASHIKTPAKFSKASKLAIQLIQAGSVKPGTSDHFFAILEAAMSSTTSCTDPSVRADYHCLFSAARDAAECLNKKQKNQLATWTVRAVLANDFFTDDSFLFSKTAGQVKDAIADLPVATKDDDIEEAASLIDKAATTDEYSKREDTCSGAEAEENKDVSDPFGLDALIPSTVKKDEKVKGKKDTPVKVREEEEEESKRFLKYQREALITCLEIAARRYKIPWCQTVIDILVKHAFDNVARFTSCQRDAIQKLWASIREQQTRRKQGKSVNGKLDVNGFEWLQQKYAGEKISIRHSVGGSGDRRASQWLG